The following coding sequences are from one Gigantopelta aegis isolate Gae_Host chromosome 15, Gae_host_genome, whole genome shotgun sequence window:
- the LOC121389842 gene encoding carbohydrate sulfotransferase 15-like, with the protein MVDYVHGWLGDGSRWITYEEPINFLPNFRNPCWQHRKNKTAIRCLPYFYLAGFPKCGTTDLYERIFLHPGTAAGTIKENYWMIKARFQLPGINSLDYYATNFFESATSKIIASVKNGFHHIITGDGTPSTIWQHEYWRLIPGNECCSEPRLVTAQYIKHVYPGSKFIVLLRDPTERLISDYFCFRHPVSLQTFELEVERVVKMYETCFGQRSERSCFYDITFARESNLIHLMCGLYYIAINDWLKVFPREQFLFIPFQDYARHLGRELKRVYSFLGLDPLPDDVMQRIVNRTTSNKGTDKPKLAAKTIEILKKFYRPFNVKLASLLADDRFLWF; encoded by the exons ATGGTGGATTACGTACATGGTTGGCTTGGAGATGGATCAAGGTGGATTACGTACGAG gaACCCATTAATTTTTTGCCTAACTTCCGGAATCCATGCTGGCAGCACCGGAAGAATAAGACCGCCATTAGATGTCTTCCGTATTTCTACTTGGCTGGCTTCCCGAAGTGCGGCACCACTGATCTTTATGAAAGGATATTTTTACATCCGGGCACTGCTGCTGGCACGATAAAAGAGAACTACTGGATGATCAAAGCTCGTTTTCAAC TTCCTGGAATAAATTCTCTCGACTACTACGCAACAAATTTCTTCGAAAGTGCAACATCAAAGATCATCGCTTCTGTTAAAAATGGCTTCCACCATATAATAACGG GCGATGGAACTCCGTCGACAATTTGGCAGCACGAGTATTGGCGCCTTATTCCTGGAAACGAGTGTTGCAGTGAACCAAGACTAGTCACTGCTCAGTACATCAAACACGTGTACCCAGGGTCAAAGTTCATAGTGTTACTCAGAGATCCCACGGAGCG ACTGATTTCAGACTATTTTTGCTTCCGTCATCCCGTGTCATTACAAACCTTTGAACTGGAAGTGGAACGAGTTGTAAAAATGTATGAAACTTGCTTCGGGCAACGATCTGAGAGATCTTGTTTCTATGACATCACATTTGCGAGAGAGTCCAATCTG ATTCATCTAATGTGTGGCCTGTACTACATTGCCATCAACGATTGGCTGAAAGTTTTTCCACGGGAGCAGTTCTTGTTTATTCCATTCCAAGACTACGCTCGCCATCTTGGAAGAGAGCTAAAACGCGTATACAGTTTTCTTGGTTTAG ATCCGCTTCCCGATGATGTGATGCAGAGAATAGTGAACAGAACAACATCGAACAAAGGAACGGATAAACCAAAACTTGCAGCCAAGACGATCGAGATCCTTAAGAAATTCTATCGACCCTTTAACGTGAAGTTGGCGTCACTTCTGGCAGACGATCGCTTTCTTTGGTTTTGA